Proteins encoded within one genomic window of uncultured Desulfobacter sp.:
- the mmuM gene encoding homocysteine S-methyltransferase, with translation MADLIGKYLEQQKYLIIDGALGTELERRGCNLDDPLWSARLLADNPDMIAAVHMDYLHAGADCLITASYQATFQGLERYGYSPEQARKLIRSAVLLAKTVVDRFWADPINRVNRMKPLVAASVGPYGAFLADRSEYTGLYGISEDELVDFHKERLKTLISAGPDLLACETLPCFAEARALVRLLDDLAVDLDMIPVWFSFSARDGQHINSGEAVRDCAQWLDDKPCVAAIGINCTDPVHVSAIIGEIRSVTDKPVVVYPNKGEVYNNLTKSWAPKPGMPSFGEMAIQWVKCGARLIGGCCHTTPDDIRQLVLDLKH, from the coding sequence ATGGCTGATTTGATCGGCAAGTACCTTGAACAGCAAAAATATCTGATCATTGACGGCGCGCTTGGCACCGAGCTTGAGCGCCGGGGGTGCAACCTTGATGACCCGCTCTGGTCGGCCCGGCTTTTGGCAGATAATCCTGACATGATTGCGGCGGTTCATATGGATTATCTTCATGCGGGTGCGGATTGCCTGATTACGGCAAGTTACCAGGCCACTTTCCAAGGGCTTGAGCGGTATGGGTATAGCCCGGAACAGGCCCGAAAGCTAATCCGGTCTGCTGTTTTGCTGGCAAAAACGGTCGTGGACAGGTTCTGGGCAGATCCAATCAACCGGGTCAACCGGATGAAACCCCTGGTGGCTGCATCGGTTGGTCCCTACGGGGCCTTTCTGGCGGATAGATCTGAATACACGGGCCTCTACGGCATCAGTGAAGATGAATTGGTTGATTTTCACAAAGAAAGATTGAAGACATTGATTTCAGCCGGGCCCGATCTTTTGGCCTGTGAAACCCTGCCTTGCTTTGCCGAGGCCAGAGCCCTTGTTCGACTATTGGATGATTTGGCGGTGGATTTGGATATGATCCCTGTCTGGTTCAGCTTCAGTGCACGGGACGGGCAGCATATCAACAGTGGAGAAGCGGTTCGGGACTGTGCCCAATGGCTGGATGATAAACCCTGTGTAGCAGCCATAGGGATCAATTGCACGGATCCGGTTCACGTAAGCGCCATTATAGGAGAGATCCGATCCGTGACCGATAAACCTGTGGTGGTATATCCCAATAAGGGTGAGGTCTATAACAATTTGACCAAATCGTGGGCACCAAAGCCGGGTATGCCTTCATTTGGTGAAATGGCAATCCAATGGGTAAAATGTGGTGCCAGACTCATCGGTGGCTGCTGCCATACGACACCGGATGATATTCGACAGCTTGTTTTGGATTTGAAACATTAA